The Manis javanica isolate MJ-LG chromosome 6, MJ_LKY, whole genome shotgun sequence genome contains a region encoding:
- the MACC1 gene encoding metastasis-associated in colon cancer protein 1 isoform X3, giving the protein MLTCERAQFWSGGISRSKSERNLFDMEARKSSKYCNITECPDPGLLPSGPNASTLHVYNASTATNPFWNEVSASNPFLDDITQLRNNQKRENISILKEDPFIFFREVETGNSFDSSGDELDVHQLLRQSSSNKSGRSKSVSELLDILDYTARAHQNIHNSGQILEQDLEWLQNDREAYKMAWLSQCQLARSCLELNTINQSPGWAQTQVAETMIVCKLNHQGGSVQLPESDITIHVPQGHVAVGEFQEVSLRAFLSPPEVLNHDLSCTVSPLLEIMLGNLNTMEAILLEMKIGAEVRKDPFSQVMTEVVCLHSLSKEGPFKVLNNCYIYEDTIQVKLIDLSKVMYLVAAAQAKATQPPAATIWDCIHKTTSIGIYGPKYIHPSFTVVFTVCGHSFMPGRLTISDIKKGGKTTSPVVFQLWKKHSFLLDKPQDLSISVFSCDPDFEVKAEGERNEIKQKKLQAGEAVHQQILFSLIDSRQMHLFVFRVQVEPPKGRPVTQFFVTTPSPAPKLKRLSDMPGDLQEKEIKAAPLLPTLCVKNPTFQDKKLNFTNYGVTLKTVLRQNKIDYLLEYLKGDAVALLGEGKIKAIGQSKVKEWYVGILRGKIGLVHCKNVKLIGKEQVMSMTDSVFTTRNLLEQIALPFKKLTYIYSVVLTLVSEKVYDWKVLADILGYSHLALEDFGQIQADKESEKVSYVVKKLKEDCHAGNNTRKFLYELIMALLKMDCQGLVAHLIQEAALLTSAVKLGKGWRELAEKLVGLTKQQIEAFEIPHQGKAGDVTAEIHKQGTGPLSSSCSCLTPEAPRGYHQ; this is encoded by the exons ATGTTAACCTGTGAAAGAGCCCAGTTTTGGTCAGGAGGAATTTCACGAAGTAAGTCTGAAAGAAATTTGTTTGACATGGAAGCCCGGAAATCCTCAAAATATTGCAATATTACAG AATGTCCAGATCCAGGTTTGCTTCCCAGTGGACCCAATGCTTCCACACTTCATGTCTATAATGCTTCCACAGCTACAAATCCATTCTGGAATGAAGTGTCTGCTTCTAACCCATTTTTGGATGACATAACTCAGCTGAGAAATaaccagaagagagagaatatttCCATCTTGAAAGaagatccttttattttttttagagaagTAGAAACTGGAAATTCTTTCGATTCCTCTGGTGATGAACTTGATGTGCATCAATTGCTTAGGCAGTCTTCCTCAAATAAATCTGGAAGATCAAAAAGTGTTTCAGAACTTTTGGACATTTTAGATTACACAGCACGTGCCCATCAGAATATACATAACTCTGGCCAGATCCTTGAACAAGATTTAGAATGGCTTCAGAATGATCGAGAGGCTTATAAAATGGCCTGGTTAAGTCAATGCCAGCTGGCCCGCTCCTGCCTGGAATTGAATACAATTAATCAGAGTCCTGGATGGGCCCAAACCCAAGTTGCAGAAACTATGATAGTTTGTAAATTAAACCACCAAGGAGGGTCAGTACAGTTACCCGAGTCAGATATCACTATTCATGTGCCCCAAGGCCATGTAGCTGTGGGAGAATTCCAAGAGGTATCTCTAAGGGCTTTTCTCAGTCCTCCAGAAGTGCTTAACCATGATCTTTCATGCACTGTAAGTCCATTGTTGGAAATCATGCTAGGCAACCTTAACACAATGGAAGCCATACTGCTAGAGATGAAAATCGGGGCTGAAGTGAGAAAGGATCCTTTCAGCCAAGTCATGACTGAAGTGGTGTGTTTACACAGCCTGAGTAAAGAAGGCCCTTTCAAAGTGTTAAACAACTGCTACATTTATGAAGACACCATTCAAGTCAAGCTAATAGACTTGAGTAAGGTGATGTATCTAGTGGCCGCTGCACAAGCTAAGGCTACTCAGCCACCGGCTGCCACCATCTGGGATTGTATCCACAAAACCACTTCAATTGGAATTTATGGGCCCAAATATATCCATCCTAGTTTCACTGTTGTTTTCACAGTTTGTGGACATAGTTTTATGCCAGGAAGGCTAACAATCTCTGATATTAAGAAGGGTGGGAAAACAACATCTCCAGTTGTGTTTCAGCTCTGGAAGAAGCATTCGTTTTTACTTGATAAGCCGCAAGATttaagtatttctgttttttcatgtgatcCTGATTTTGAAGTAAAGGcagaaggagaaaggaatgaaattaaacaaaagaagTTGCAAGCAGGTGAAGCAGTTCATcagcaaattttattttccttaattgaCTCCAGACAAATGCACTTATTTGTTTTCCGTGTTCAGGTGGAGCCTCCCAAAGGTAGACCAGTTACACAGTTCTTTGTTACTACACCCAGTCCAGCCCCAAAACTAAAAAGACTTTCAGATATGCCAGGTGATTTGCAGGAGAAGGAAATCAAGGCTGCTCCTTTATTACCAACTTTGTGTGTTAAAAATCCCACATTTCAGGACAAAAAATTGAACTTTACCAACTATGGGGTTACCTTGAAGACAGTGCTAAGACAAAACAAGATTGACTACTTACTTGAATATTTAAAAGGTGATGCAGTAGCTCTTCTAGGAGAGGGCAAGATAAAAGCCATTGGACAGTCCAAAGTGAAAGAATGGTATGTGGGAATCCTGAGAGGTAAAATTGGACTTGTGCATTGCAAAAATGTCAAGTTGATTGGAAAGGAACAAGTAATGTCTATGACAGATAGTGTCTTTACAACCAGGAATCTTCTTGAACAAATTGCCCTGCCCTTTAAAAAACTGACTTACATCTATTCAGTTGTATTGACCTTGGTGTCAGAAAAAGTTTATGATTGGAAAGTTTTAGCTGACATCCTTGGTTACTCACATCTGGCACTGGAAGATTTTGGTCAAATACAAGCAGACAAAGAATCAGAAAAAGTTTCTTATGTTGTAAAGAAGTTAAAGGAAGATTGCCACGCTGGTAACAATACCAGGAAGTTTCTTTATGAACTTATCATG GCTCTGTTGAAGATGGATTGCCAAGGGTTAGTAGCACATCTCATCCAAGAAGCTGCTCTTCTGACTTCAGCTGTCAAACTTGGGAAAGGCTGGAGGGAACTAGCTGAGAAGTTAGTAGGACTCACAAAGCAACAAATTGAGGCATTTGAAATTCCTCACCAAGGAAAAGCTGGAGATGTTACTGCTGAG ATACACAAGCAAGGAACAGGTCCTCTGTCTTCCTCTTGTTCATGCTTAACCCCTGAAGCTCCACGTGGTTATCACCAGTGA
- the MACC1 gene encoding metastasis-associated in colon cancer protein 1 isoform X1, whose amino-acid sequence MLTCERAQFWSGGISRSKSERNLFDMEARKSSKYCNITECPDPGLLPSGPNASTLHVYNASTATNPFWNEVSASNPFLDDITQLRNNQKRENISILKEDPFIFFREVETGNSFDSSGDELDVHQLLRQSSSNKSGRSKSVSELLDILDYTARAHQNIHNSGQILEQDLEWLQNDREAYKMAWLSQCQLARSCLELNTINQSPGWAQTQVAETMIVCKLNHQGGSVQLPESDITIHVPQGHVAVGEFQEVSLRAFLSPPEVLNHDLSCTVSPLLEIMLGNLNTMEAILLEMKIGAEVRKDPFSQVMTEVVCLHSLSKEGPFKVLNNCYIYEDTIQVKLIDLSKVMYLVAAAQAKATQPPAATIWDCIHKTTSIGIYGPKYIHPSFTVVFTVCGHSFMPGRLTISDIKKGGKTTSPVVFQLWKKHSFLLDKPQDLSISVFSCDPDFEVKAEGERNEIKQKKLQAGEAVHQQILFSLIDSRQMHLFVFRVQVEPPKGRPVTQFFVTTPSPAPKLKRLSDMPGDLQEKEIKAAPLLPTLCVKNPTFQDKKLNFTNYGVTLKTVLRQNKIDYLLEYLKGDAVALLGEGKIKAIGQSKVKEWYVGILRGKIGLVHCKNVKLIGKEQVMSMTDSVFTTRNLLEQIALPFKKLTYIYSVVLTLVSEKVYDWKVLADILGYSHLALEDFGQIQADKESEKVSYVVKKLKEDCHAGNNTRKFLYELIMALLKMDCQGLVAHLIQEAALLTSAVKLGKGWRELAEKLVGLTKQQIEAFEIPHQGKAGDVTAEMWKPAYDFLYTWHAHYGNSYRDVLQDLQSALDRMKNPVTKQWRDLTGALILVNSLEVLRATAFSTSAEV is encoded by the exons ATGTTAACCTGTGAAAGAGCCCAGTTTTGGTCAGGAGGAATTTCACGAAGTAAGTCTGAAAGAAATTTGTTTGACATGGAAGCCCGGAAATCCTCAAAATATTGCAATATTACAG AATGTCCAGATCCAGGTTTGCTTCCCAGTGGACCCAATGCTTCCACACTTCATGTCTATAATGCTTCCACAGCTACAAATCCATTCTGGAATGAAGTGTCTGCTTCTAACCCATTTTTGGATGACATAACTCAGCTGAGAAATaaccagaagagagagaatatttCCATCTTGAAAGaagatccttttattttttttagagaagTAGAAACTGGAAATTCTTTCGATTCCTCTGGTGATGAACTTGATGTGCATCAATTGCTTAGGCAGTCTTCCTCAAATAAATCTGGAAGATCAAAAAGTGTTTCAGAACTTTTGGACATTTTAGATTACACAGCACGTGCCCATCAGAATATACATAACTCTGGCCAGATCCTTGAACAAGATTTAGAATGGCTTCAGAATGATCGAGAGGCTTATAAAATGGCCTGGTTAAGTCAATGCCAGCTGGCCCGCTCCTGCCTGGAATTGAATACAATTAATCAGAGTCCTGGATGGGCCCAAACCCAAGTTGCAGAAACTATGATAGTTTGTAAATTAAACCACCAAGGAGGGTCAGTACAGTTACCCGAGTCAGATATCACTATTCATGTGCCCCAAGGCCATGTAGCTGTGGGAGAATTCCAAGAGGTATCTCTAAGGGCTTTTCTCAGTCCTCCAGAAGTGCTTAACCATGATCTTTCATGCACTGTAAGTCCATTGTTGGAAATCATGCTAGGCAACCTTAACACAATGGAAGCCATACTGCTAGAGATGAAAATCGGGGCTGAAGTGAGAAAGGATCCTTTCAGCCAAGTCATGACTGAAGTGGTGTGTTTACACAGCCTGAGTAAAGAAGGCCCTTTCAAAGTGTTAAACAACTGCTACATTTATGAAGACACCATTCAAGTCAAGCTAATAGACTTGAGTAAGGTGATGTATCTAGTGGCCGCTGCACAAGCTAAGGCTACTCAGCCACCGGCTGCCACCATCTGGGATTGTATCCACAAAACCACTTCAATTGGAATTTATGGGCCCAAATATATCCATCCTAGTTTCACTGTTGTTTTCACAGTTTGTGGACATAGTTTTATGCCAGGAAGGCTAACAATCTCTGATATTAAGAAGGGTGGGAAAACAACATCTCCAGTTGTGTTTCAGCTCTGGAAGAAGCATTCGTTTTTACTTGATAAGCCGCAAGATttaagtatttctgttttttcatgtgatcCTGATTTTGAAGTAAAGGcagaaggagaaaggaatgaaattaaacaaaagaagTTGCAAGCAGGTGAAGCAGTTCATcagcaaattttattttccttaattgaCTCCAGACAAATGCACTTATTTGTTTTCCGTGTTCAGGTGGAGCCTCCCAAAGGTAGACCAGTTACACAGTTCTTTGTTACTACACCCAGTCCAGCCCCAAAACTAAAAAGACTTTCAGATATGCCAGGTGATTTGCAGGAGAAGGAAATCAAGGCTGCTCCTTTATTACCAACTTTGTGTGTTAAAAATCCCACATTTCAGGACAAAAAATTGAACTTTACCAACTATGGGGTTACCTTGAAGACAGTGCTAAGACAAAACAAGATTGACTACTTACTTGAATATTTAAAAGGTGATGCAGTAGCTCTTCTAGGAGAGGGCAAGATAAAAGCCATTGGACAGTCCAAAGTGAAAGAATGGTATGTGGGAATCCTGAGAGGTAAAATTGGACTTGTGCATTGCAAAAATGTCAAGTTGATTGGAAAGGAACAAGTAATGTCTATGACAGATAGTGTCTTTACAACCAGGAATCTTCTTGAACAAATTGCCCTGCCCTTTAAAAAACTGACTTACATCTATTCAGTTGTATTGACCTTGGTGTCAGAAAAAGTTTATGATTGGAAAGTTTTAGCTGACATCCTTGGTTACTCACATCTGGCACTGGAAGATTTTGGTCAAATACAAGCAGACAAAGAATCAGAAAAAGTTTCTTATGTTGTAAAGAAGTTAAAGGAAGATTGCCACGCTGGTAACAATACCAGGAAGTTTCTTTATGAACTTATCATG GCTCTGTTGAAGATGGATTGCCAAGGGTTAGTAGCACATCTCATCCAAGAAGCTGCTCTTCTGACTTCAGCTGTCAAACTTGGGAAAGGCTGGAGGGAACTAGCTGAGAAGTTAGTAGGACTCACAAAGCAACAAATTGAGGCATTTGAAATTCCTCACCAAGGAAAAGCTGGAGATGTTACTGCTGAG
- the MACC1 gene encoding metastasis-associated in colon cancer protein 1 isoform X4 yields the protein MLTCERAQFWSGGISRSKSERNLFDMEARKSSKYCNITECPDPGLLPSGPNASTLHVYNASTATNPFWNEVSASNPFLDDITQLRNNQKRENISILKEDPFIFFREVETGNSFDSSGDELDVHQLLRQSSSNKSGRSKSVSELLDILDYTARAHQNIHNSGQILEQDLEWLQNDREAYKMAWLSQCQLARSCLELNTINQSPGWAQTQVAETMIVCKLNHQGGSVQLPESDITIHVPQGHVAVGEFQEVSLRAFLSPPEVLNHDLSCTVSPLLEIMLGNLNTMEAILLEMKIGAEVRKDPFSQVMTEVVCLHSLSKEGPFKVLNNCYIYEDTIQVKLIDLSKVMYLVAAAQAKATQPPAATIWDCIHKTTSIGIYGPKYIHPSFTVVFTVCGHSFMPGRLTISDIKKGGKTTSPVVFQLWKKHSFLLDKPQDLSISVFSCDPDFEVKAEGERNEIKQKKLQAGEAVHQQILFSLIDSRQMHLFVFRVQVEPPKGRPVTQFFVTTPSPAPKLKRLSDMPGDLQEKEIKAAPLLPTLCVKNPTFQDKKLNFTNYGVTLKTVLRQNKIDYLLEYLKGDAVALLGEGKIKAIGQSKVKEWYVGILRGKIGLVHCKNVKLIGKEQVMSMTDSVFTTRNLLEQIALPFKKLTYIYSVVLTLVSEKVYDWKVLADILGYSHLALEDFGQIQADKESEKVSYVVKKLKEDCHAGNNTRKFLYELIMALLKMDCQGLVAHLIQEAALLTSAVKLGKGWRELAEKLVGLTKQQIEAFEIPHQGKAGDVTAEEGEPLEPEILLCLNDTGISSVF from the exons ATGTTAACCTGTGAAAGAGCCCAGTTTTGGTCAGGAGGAATTTCACGAAGTAAGTCTGAAAGAAATTTGTTTGACATGGAAGCCCGGAAATCCTCAAAATATTGCAATATTACAG AATGTCCAGATCCAGGTTTGCTTCCCAGTGGACCCAATGCTTCCACACTTCATGTCTATAATGCTTCCACAGCTACAAATCCATTCTGGAATGAAGTGTCTGCTTCTAACCCATTTTTGGATGACATAACTCAGCTGAGAAATaaccagaagagagagaatatttCCATCTTGAAAGaagatccttttattttttttagagaagTAGAAACTGGAAATTCTTTCGATTCCTCTGGTGATGAACTTGATGTGCATCAATTGCTTAGGCAGTCTTCCTCAAATAAATCTGGAAGATCAAAAAGTGTTTCAGAACTTTTGGACATTTTAGATTACACAGCACGTGCCCATCAGAATATACATAACTCTGGCCAGATCCTTGAACAAGATTTAGAATGGCTTCAGAATGATCGAGAGGCTTATAAAATGGCCTGGTTAAGTCAATGCCAGCTGGCCCGCTCCTGCCTGGAATTGAATACAATTAATCAGAGTCCTGGATGGGCCCAAACCCAAGTTGCAGAAACTATGATAGTTTGTAAATTAAACCACCAAGGAGGGTCAGTACAGTTACCCGAGTCAGATATCACTATTCATGTGCCCCAAGGCCATGTAGCTGTGGGAGAATTCCAAGAGGTATCTCTAAGGGCTTTTCTCAGTCCTCCAGAAGTGCTTAACCATGATCTTTCATGCACTGTAAGTCCATTGTTGGAAATCATGCTAGGCAACCTTAACACAATGGAAGCCATACTGCTAGAGATGAAAATCGGGGCTGAAGTGAGAAAGGATCCTTTCAGCCAAGTCATGACTGAAGTGGTGTGTTTACACAGCCTGAGTAAAGAAGGCCCTTTCAAAGTGTTAAACAACTGCTACATTTATGAAGACACCATTCAAGTCAAGCTAATAGACTTGAGTAAGGTGATGTATCTAGTGGCCGCTGCACAAGCTAAGGCTACTCAGCCACCGGCTGCCACCATCTGGGATTGTATCCACAAAACCACTTCAATTGGAATTTATGGGCCCAAATATATCCATCCTAGTTTCACTGTTGTTTTCACAGTTTGTGGACATAGTTTTATGCCAGGAAGGCTAACAATCTCTGATATTAAGAAGGGTGGGAAAACAACATCTCCAGTTGTGTTTCAGCTCTGGAAGAAGCATTCGTTTTTACTTGATAAGCCGCAAGATttaagtatttctgttttttcatgtgatcCTGATTTTGAAGTAAAGGcagaaggagaaaggaatgaaattaaacaaaagaagTTGCAAGCAGGTGAAGCAGTTCATcagcaaattttattttccttaattgaCTCCAGACAAATGCACTTATTTGTTTTCCGTGTTCAGGTGGAGCCTCCCAAAGGTAGACCAGTTACACAGTTCTTTGTTACTACACCCAGTCCAGCCCCAAAACTAAAAAGACTTTCAGATATGCCAGGTGATTTGCAGGAGAAGGAAATCAAGGCTGCTCCTTTATTACCAACTTTGTGTGTTAAAAATCCCACATTTCAGGACAAAAAATTGAACTTTACCAACTATGGGGTTACCTTGAAGACAGTGCTAAGACAAAACAAGATTGACTACTTACTTGAATATTTAAAAGGTGATGCAGTAGCTCTTCTAGGAGAGGGCAAGATAAAAGCCATTGGACAGTCCAAAGTGAAAGAATGGTATGTGGGAATCCTGAGAGGTAAAATTGGACTTGTGCATTGCAAAAATGTCAAGTTGATTGGAAAGGAACAAGTAATGTCTATGACAGATAGTGTCTTTACAACCAGGAATCTTCTTGAACAAATTGCCCTGCCCTTTAAAAAACTGACTTACATCTATTCAGTTGTATTGACCTTGGTGTCAGAAAAAGTTTATGATTGGAAAGTTTTAGCTGACATCCTTGGTTACTCACATCTGGCACTGGAAGATTTTGGTCAAATACAAGCAGACAAAGAATCAGAAAAAGTTTCTTATGTTGTAAAGAAGTTAAAGGAAGATTGCCACGCTGGTAACAATACCAGGAAGTTTCTTTATGAACTTATCATG GCTCTGTTGAAGATGGATTGCCAAGGGTTAGTAGCACATCTCATCCAAGAAGCTGCTCTTCTGACTTCAGCTGTCAAACTTGGGAAAGGCTGGAGGGAACTAGCTGAGAAGTTAGTAGGACTCACAAAGCAACAAATTGAGGCATTTGAAATTCCTCACCAAGGAAAAGCTGGAGATGTTACTGCTGAG
- the MACC1 gene encoding metastasis-associated in colon cancer protein 1 isoform X2 produces the protein MLTCERAQFWSGGISRSKSERNLFDMEARKSSKYCNITECPDPGLLPSGPNASTLHVYNASTATNPFWNEVSASNPFLDDITQLRNNQKRENISILKEDPFIFFREVETGNSFDSSGDELDVHQLLRQSSSNKSGRSKSVSELLDILDYTARAHQNIHNSGQILEQDLEWLQNDREAYKMAWLSQCQLARSCLELNTINQSPGWAQTQVAETMIVCKLNHQGGSVQLPESDITIHVPQGHVAVGEFQEVSLRAFLSPPEVLNHDLSCTVSPLLEIMLGNLNTMEAILLEMKIGAEVRKDPFSQVMTEVVCLHSLSKEGPFKVLNNCYIYEDTIQVKLIDLSKVMYLVAAAQAKATQPPAATIWDCIHKTTSIGIYGPKYIHPSFTVVFTVCGHSFMPGRLTISDIKKGGKTTSPVVFQLWKKHSFLLDKPQDLSISVFSCDPDFEVKAEGERNEIKQKKLQAGEAVHQQILFSLIDSRQMHLFVFRVQVEPPKGRPVTQFFVTTPSPAPKLKRLSDMPGDLQEKEIKAAPLLPTLCVKNPTFQDKKLNFTNYGVTLKTVLRQNKIDYLLEYLKGDAVALLGEGKIKAIGQSKVKEWYVGILRGKIGLVHCKNVKLIGKEQVMSMTDSVFTTRNLLEQIALPFKKLTYIYSVVLTLVSEKVYDWKVLADILGYSHLALEDFGQIQADKESEKVSYVVKKLKEDCHAGNNTRKFLYELIMALLKMDCQGLVAHLIQEAALLTSAVKLGKGWRELAEKLVGLTKQQIEAFEIPHQGKAGDVTAENCRLGKKAKKTPETNEAAPLKMINDFRNLLSSKELF, from the exons ATGTTAACCTGTGAAAGAGCCCAGTTTTGGTCAGGAGGAATTTCACGAAGTAAGTCTGAAAGAAATTTGTTTGACATGGAAGCCCGGAAATCCTCAAAATATTGCAATATTACAG AATGTCCAGATCCAGGTTTGCTTCCCAGTGGACCCAATGCTTCCACACTTCATGTCTATAATGCTTCCACAGCTACAAATCCATTCTGGAATGAAGTGTCTGCTTCTAACCCATTTTTGGATGACATAACTCAGCTGAGAAATaaccagaagagagagaatatttCCATCTTGAAAGaagatccttttattttttttagagaagTAGAAACTGGAAATTCTTTCGATTCCTCTGGTGATGAACTTGATGTGCATCAATTGCTTAGGCAGTCTTCCTCAAATAAATCTGGAAGATCAAAAAGTGTTTCAGAACTTTTGGACATTTTAGATTACACAGCACGTGCCCATCAGAATATACATAACTCTGGCCAGATCCTTGAACAAGATTTAGAATGGCTTCAGAATGATCGAGAGGCTTATAAAATGGCCTGGTTAAGTCAATGCCAGCTGGCCCGCTCCTGCCTGGAATTGAATACAATTAATCAGAGTCCTGGATGGGCCCAAACCCAAGTTGCAGAAACTATGATAGTTTGTAAATTAAACCACCAAGGAGGGTCAGTACAGTTACCCGAGTCAGATATCACTATTCATGTGCCCCAAGGCCATGTAGCTGTGGGAGAATTCCAAGAGGTATCTCTAAGGGCTTTTCTCAGTCCTCCAGAAGTGCTTAACCATGATCTTTCATGCACTGTAAGTCCATTGTTGGAAATCATGCTAGGCAACCTTAACACAATGGAAGCCATACTGCTAGAGATGAAAATCGGGGCTGAAGTGAGAAAGGATCCTTTCAGCCAAGTCATGACTGAAGTGGTGTGTTTACACAGCCTGAGTAAAGAAGGCCCTTTCAAAGTGTTAAACAACTGCTACATTTATGAAGACACCATTCAAGTCAAGCTAATAGACTTGAGTAAGGTGATGTATCTAGTGGCCGCTGCACAAGCTAAGGCTACTCAGCCACCGGCTGCCACCATCTGGGATTGTATCCACAAAACCACTTCAATTGGAATTTATGGGCCCAAATATATCCATCCTAGTTTCACTGTTGTTTTCACAGTTTGTGGACATAGTTTTATGCCAGGAAGGCTAACAATCTCTGATATTAAGAAGGGTGGGAAAACAACATCTCCAGTTGTGTTTCAGCTCTGGAAGAAGCATTCGTTTTTACTTGATAAGCCGCAAGATttaagtatttctgttttttcatgtgatcCTGATTTTGAAGTAAAGGcagaaggagaaaggaatgaaattaaacaaaagaagTTGCAAGCAGGTGAAGCAGTTCATcagcaaattttattttccttaattgaCTCCAGACAAATGCACTTATTTGTTTTCCGTGTTCAGGTGGAGCCTCCCAAAGGTAGACCAGTTACACAGTTCTTTGTTACTACACCCAGTCCAGCCCCAAAACTAAAAAGACTTTCAGATATGCCAGGTGATTTGCAGGAGAAGGAAATCAAGGCTGCTCCTTTATTACCAACTTTGTGTGTTAAAAATCCCACATTTCAGGACAAAAAATTGAACTTTACCAACTATGGGGTTACCTTGAAGACAGTGCTAAGACAAAACAAGATTGACTACTTACTTGAATATTTAAAAGGTGATGCAGTAGCTCTTCTAGGAGAGGGCAAGATAAAAGCCATTGGACAGTCCAAAGTGAAAGAATGGTATGTGGGAATCCTGAGAGGTAAAATTGGACTTGTGCATTGCAAAAATGTCAAGTTGATTGGAAAGGAACAAGTAATGTCTATGACAGATAGTGTCTTTACAACCAGGAATCTTCTTGAACAAATTGCCCTGCCCTTTAAAAAACTGACTTACATCTATTCAGTTGTATTGACCTTGGTGTCAGAAAAAGTTTATGATTGGAAAGTTTTAGCTGACATCCTTGGTTACTCACATCTGGCACTGGAAGATTTTGGTCAAATACAAGCAGACAAAGAATCAGAAAAAGTTTCTTATGTTGTAAAGAAGTTAAAGGAAGATTGCCACGCTGGTAACAATACCAGGAAGTTTCTTTATGAACTTATCATG GCTCTGTTGAAGATGGATTGCCAAGGGTTAGTAGCACATCTCATCCAAGAAGCTGCTCTTCTGACTTCAGCTGTCAAACTTGGGAAAGGCTGGAGGGAACTAGCTGAGAAGTTAGTAGGACTCACAAAGCAACAAATTGAGGCATTTGAAATTCCTCACCAAGGAAAAGCTGGAGATGTTACTGCTGAG